The proteins below are encoded in one region of Plutella xylostella chromosome 13, ilPluXylo3.1, whole genome shotgun sequence:
- the LOC105385243 gene encoding DNA repair protein complementing XP-C cells homolog isoform X2, producing the protein MNTRKKAIKTVYKEDDDSDADAGLDFSDSGSEAEISEPPSSDEADIPSDAHSSADEFATTNNKPAKAPQKKHRTEVSKARSVPAVRKTKFAKSFISKIRPNTASSDEDEGDNNKQTFSVKNLTEEDKLLPSILKLSDSESSDDDSPKASTSINNTASSSYLSQNYESDSDKEQVEYQDVWAKNLKESEEVAKKAFMELAQRESEMQVTKDSVEKYLKAKDVSMEVECDVKDLLAQGEEAAPATKKNKIKKKKADSDSEMEDWEEVNEAKAIPQQGIQLIVNFPDGCSRKSKKLDVEMMMKRKINRVKKENQVHMHKVHVLCWLGHGNYVSRVLNDQDILSAVLTLLPSEGCYPGPRIDMKYVEQITTWYKNKLTLKQDKHEDKYRPKAPPLKEMLLAHVKNKTVTAKKYLVFIFVSLLRALGLQCRVMFNFVTLPLKPPESELCSLATKPKDKADTTTKDKKTPVKKEKTTKSTKSKKAIPQVDGNYDLSDSDFDSIDDEYENIMQIDGNDDTKVIRTRSGRSEKSKMDTAKENEDVSPPKRSKLDPATEIDKLKVPVKRNRSEKPASGKVPANSIKKDVKLSESIKLETNKTTANKKPSPQKTVNAKKDVKANETNKLEIKNTTENNKPSPRKTRSKAQPNHSKSTAKPLPKKPEIKITNENKEEVCSEYFESTTAKPIKKLSLSRNRSQTSTPQETKDTDKLKVDTTKAKSRTKSAPGTAVEKSKYFSSPDSKKPSREMSKKEKVLEDAQRVSHRDLQRKGKPVGDVKGDLIDIIKSRVQEAKVDAKKGIVKGKVKKESEGEDSDYLPEEAPKRRNSDSDGDFKPCKISPRPAVKKKIDRRVLSSEEPEQKNKIDVWCEVFVEELEQWVPVDVVRAKVHCAEELYKAATHPAAYIVGWDNNNYLKDLTRRYVPHFNTVTLKQRVSQDWWGEATRPWKGPKSARDRNEDSQLDRMQLEAPLPKTVSEYKNHPLYALKRHLLKFEAIYPPDAATLGFVRGEPVYARDCVFVCRSRDTWLKEAKVVRPKEQPYKIVKARPKWDKLSNRMISDIPLEVFGPWQVSDYEPPTAVGGVVPRNAYGNVELFKLCMLPKGTAHVRLPGLNKVAKKLNIDCAPAMTGFDYNGGYSHPVYDGYVVCKEFEEIITEAWLMDQEDQERRENEKMEARVYGNWKKLIKGLLIRERLKHKYGFEEPSTSTEVKKKAMYLQTFGII; encoded by the exons ATGAATACCAGGAAGAAGGCTATCAAAACAGTTTACAAGGAGGATGATGATAGCGATGCTGATGCTGGGCTGGACTTCAGCGACTCCGGGTCAGAGGCGGAGATCAGCGAGCCCCCCTCCAGCGATGAGGCGGACATACCCTCCGACGCACACTCATCTGCCGACGAGTTCGCCACCACTAACAATAAACCAGCGAAAGCGCCGCAGAAAAAGCACAGAACAGAAGTTAGCAAAGCGCGAAGTGTACCGGCTGTCAGGAAAACCAAGTTTGCGAAGTCTTTCATCAGTAAAATCAGGCCCAACACAGCCAGCAGCGATGAAGATGAAGgggataataataaacaaacattttCAGTCAAAAACTTGACTGAGGAAGATAAACTTTTGCCATCTATTTTGAAGTTGTCTGACAGTG AAAGCAGTGATGATGACTCTCCAAAGGCGTCCACATCCATCAACAACACAGCATCCTCCAGCTACCTCAGCCAGAACTATGAGTCCGATAGTGATAAAGAGCAAGTTGAGTACCAGGAT GTCTGGGCCAAGAATCTCAAAGAAAGTGAAGAAGTGGCAAAAAAAGCATTCATGGAGCTTGCTCAGCGAGAATCAGAAATGCAAGTCACTAAGGACAGTGTGGAGAAGTATCTGAAGGCCAAAGATGTGAGCATGGAGGTTGAATGTGATGTCAAAGACCTACTTGCTCAGGGGGAGGAGGCAGCACCAGCCactaagaaaaataaaattaagaagaaGAAAGCTGATAGTGATTCAGAAATGGAAGATTGGGAAGAGGTGAATG AGGCTAAAGCCATACCTCAACAAGGCATCCAACTCATTGTAAACTTCCCTGATGGATGCAGTCGGAAGTCAAAGAAACTTGATGtggagatgatgatgaagaggaAAATCAATAGAGTAAAGAAAGAAAACCAAGTTCACATGCATAAGGTCCATGTCTTATGCTGGCTCGGCCATGGCAACTATGTTAGTAGAGTTTTAAATGACCAGGATATCCTGTCGGCCGTCCTCACCCTACTTCCATCAGAAGGCTGCTACCCTGGTCCTCGAATAGACATGAAGTATGTAGAACAAATCACGACATGgtacaaaaacaaattaacaTTGAAACAAGACAAACATGAAGATAAGTACAGACCAAAAGCGCCGCCTCTCAAAGAAATGCTCTTAGCTCACGTTAAAAACAAGACTGTGACTGCTAAGAAGTATCTGGTGTTTATATTTGTTAGTTTGCTCAGAGCACTAGGCTTGCAATGTCGCGTTATGTTCAACTTTGTCACTCTCCCTCTAAAACCGCCTGAGTCAGAGCTATGCTCTCTAGCAACAAAGCCCAAAGATAAAGCAGATACCACTACTAAAGACAAAAAGACACCAGTTAAAAAGGAGAAAACTACAAAATCAACAAAAAGCAAAAAAGCTATACCACAAGTTGATGGAAATTATGATCTTAGTGATAGTGATTTTGATTCTATTGATGATGAATATGAGAATATAATGCAGATAGATGGAAATGATGATACTAAAGTAATTAGAACAAGGAGTGGACGATCAGAAAAATCAAAAATGGATACAGCAAAAGAGAATGAAGATGTATCACCTCCAAAAAGGTCTAAACTGGACCCAGCCACTGAAATTGATAAACTAAAAGTACCTGTTAAAAGAAATAGATCTGAGAAGCCTGCATCTGGTAAGGTACCAGCAAATTCTATTAAAAAGGATGTGAAACTCAGTGAATCTATTAAATTGGAAACCAATAAAACaactgcaaacaaaaaacctaGCCCACAAAAAACAGTAAATGCGAAAAAAGATGTAAAAGCCAATGAAACTAATAAATTGGAAATCAAAAATACAACTGAAAACAATAAACCTAGCCCACGGAAAACTCGAAGCAAAGCTCAACCTAACCACTCCAAAAGCACAGCAAAACCACTGCCAAAAAAGCCTGAGATAAAAATCACGAACGAAAACAAAGAAGAGGTTTGCAGTGAATACTTTGAGTCCACAACAGCTAAACCAATAAAAAAGCTTAGTTTATCACGAAACAGATCACAGACATCTACACCGCAAGAGACTAAAGACACGGATAAACTAAAAGTTGATACCACAAAAGCTAAATCTAGGACTAAAAGCGCGCCTGGGACTGCAGTTGAAAAGAGTAAATATTTCAGCTCTCCTGACAGTAAGAAGCCAAGTAGAGAGATGAGCAAAAAGGAGAAAGTTCTAGAAGATGCTCAAAGAGTCAGTCATAGGGACCTGCAGAGGAAAGGAAAGCCTGTAGGTGATGTCAAAGGTGACCTGATAGATATAATCAAGAGTAGAGTTCAAGAGGCGAAAGTGGATGCAAAGAAAGGAATCGTTAAag GCAAAGTGAAAAAAGAATCTGAAGGTGAAGACAGTGACTATCTCCCAGAAGAGGCACCCAAACGTCGCAACTCAGACAGTGATGGCGACTTCAAACCTTGCAAGATCAGCCCAAGGCCCGCTGTCAAAAAGAAAATAGACAGAAGAGTGTTGTCTTCTGAGGAACCAGAGCAGAAGAACAAGATAGATGTGTGGTGCGAGGTGTTCGTTGAAGAACTGGAGCAGTGGGTGCCTGTCGATGTTGTGAGAGCTAAAGTTCATTGTGCCGAGGAGTTgtat AAAGCCGCCACCCACCCTGCCGCCTACATCGTCGGTTGGGATAACAACAACTACCTAAAAGACCTGACCCGTCGCTACGTACCTCACTTCAACACGGTGACTCTCAAGCAGAGGGTCAGCCAAGACTGGTGGGGCGAGGCCACTCGACCGTGGAAGGGACCTAAGAGTGCTCGGGACAGGAATGAAGATTCGCAATTGGATAGGATGCAGTTGGAAGCGCCGTTGCCTAAGACGGTTTCTGA ATACAAAAACCACCCGCTCTACGCCTTAAAGCGCCATCTACTCAAATTCGAAGCTATTTACCCACCCGACGCGGCGACATTAGGCTTCGTGAGAGGAGAGCCGGTGTATGCACGGGACTGTGTGTTCGTCTGTCGCTCCAGAGACACCTGGCTGAAAGAGGCCAAGGTGGTGAGGCCGAAGGAACAGCCGTACAAGATTGTGAAGGCCCGCCCTAAGTGGGATAAG CTGTCAAACCGCATGATAAGCGACATCCCGCTAGAAGTGTTCGGTCCGTGGCAGGTGTCGGACTACGAGCCTCCCACGGCCGTTGGCGGCGTGGTGCCGCGCAACGCTTATGGAAACGTGGAATTGTTCAAGCTGTGTATGCTGCCGAAGGGAACCGCTCATGTGAGAT TGCCGGGGCTAAACAAGGTGGCTAAGAAGCTGAACATAGACTGCGCGCCCGCCATGACAGGCTTCGACTACAATGGCGGCTACTCGCATCCGGTGTACGACGGATATGTCGTATGCAAGGAGTTCGAAGAGATTATCACGGAGGCCTGGCTTATG GATCAAGAAGACCAAGAAAGGAGGGAAAATGAGAAAATGGAGGCGCGAGTTTATGGCAACTGGAAGAAACTCATCAAAGGTCTCCTGATTCGTGAACGCTTGAAGCACAAGTATGGGTTCGAAGAACCTAGTACCTCCACTGAGGTAAAGAAGAAAGCG ATGTACCTGCAAACCTTTGGAATTATATAA
- the LOC105385243 gene encoding DNA repair protein complementing XP-C cells homolog isoform X1, whose protein sequence is MNTRKKAIKTVYKEDDDSDADAGLDFSDSGSEAEISEPPSSDEADIPSDAHSSADEFATTNNKPAKAPQKKHRTEVSKARSVPAVRKTKFAKSFISKIRPNTASSDEDEGDNNKQTFSVKNLTEEDKLLPSILKLSDSESSDDDSPKASTSINNTASSSYLSQNYESDSDKEQVEYQDVWAKNLKESEEVAKKAFMELAQRESEMQVTKDSVEKYLKAKDVSMEVECDVKDLLAQGEEAAPATKKNKIKKKKADSDSEMEDWEEVNEAKAIPQQGIQLIVNFPDGCSRKSKKLDVEMMMKRKINRVKKENQVHMHKVHVLCWLGHGNYVSRVLNDQDILSAVLTLLPSEGCYPGPRIDMKYVEQITTWYKNKLTLKQDKHEDKYRPKAPPLKEMLLAHVKNKTVTAKKYLVFIFVSLLRALGLQCRVMFNFVTLPLKPPESELCSLATKPKDKADTTTKDKKTPVKKEKTTKSTKSKKAIPQVDGNYDLSDSDFDSIDDEYENIMQIDGNDDTKVIRTRSGRSEKSKMDTAKENEDVSPPKRSKLDPATEIDKLKVPVKRNRSEKPASGKVPANSIKKDVKLSESIKLETNKTTANKKPSPQKTVNAKKDVKANETNKLEIKNTTENNKPSPRKTRSKAQPNHSKSTAKPLPKKPEIKITNENKEEVCSEYFESTTAKPIKKLSLSRNRSQTSTPQETKDTDKLKVDTTKAKSRTKSAPGTAVEKSKYFSSPDSKKPSREMSKKEKVLEDAQRVSHRDLQRKGKPVGDVKGDLIDIIKSRVQEAKVDAKKGIVKGKVKKESEGEDSDYLPEEAPKRRNSDSDGDFKPCKISPRPAVKKKIDRRVLSSEEPEQKNKIDVWCEVFVEELEQWVPVDVVRAKVHCAEELYKAATHPAAYIVGWDNNNYLKDLTRRYVPHFNTVTLKQRVSQDWWGEATRPWKGPKSARDRNEDSQLDRMQLEAPLPKTVSEYKNHPLYALKRHLLKFEAIYPPDAATLGFVRGEPVYARDCVFVCRSRDTWLKEAKVVRPKEQPYKIVKARPKWDKLSNRMISDIPLEVFGPWQVSDYEPPTAVGGVVPRNAYGNVELFKLCMLPKGTAHVRLPGLNKVAKKLNIDCAPAMTGFDYNGGYSHPVYDGYVVCKEFEEIITEAWLMDQEDQERRENEKMEARVYGNWKKLIKGLLIRERLKHKYGFEEPSTSTEVKKKAKGPKLVVKKRN, encoded by the exons ATGAATACCAGGAAGAAGGCTATCAAAACAGTTTACAAGGAGGATGATGATAGCGATGCTGATGCTGGGCTGGACTTCAGCGACTCCGGGTCAGAGGCGGAGATCAGCGAGCCCCCCTCCAGCGATGAGGCGGACATACCCTCCGACGCACACTCATCTGCCGACGAGTTCGCCACCACTAACAATAAACCAGCGAAAGCGCCGCAGAAAAAGCACAGAACAGAAGTTAGCAAAGCGCGAAGTGTACCGGCTGTCAGGAAAACCAAGTTTGCGAAGTCTTTCATCAGTAAAATCAGGCCCAACACAGCCAGCAGCGATGAAGATGAAGgggataataataaacaaacattttCAGTCAAAAACTTGACTGAGGAAGATAAACTTTTGCCATCTATTTTGAAGTTGTCTGACAGTG AAAGCAGTGATGATGACTCTCCAAAGGCGTCCACATCCATCAACAACACAGCATCCTCCAGCTACCTCAGCCAGAACTATGAGTCCGATAGTGATAAAGAGCAAGTTGAGTACCAGGAT GTCTGGGCCAAGAATCTCAAAGAAAGTGAAGAAGTGGCAAAAAAAGCATTCATGGAGCTTGCTCAGCGAGAATCAGAAATGCAAGTCACTAAGGACAGTGTGGAGAAGTATCTGAAGGCCAAAGATGTGAGCATGGAGGTTGAATGTGATGTCAAAGACCTACTTGCTCAGGGGGAGGAGGCAGCACCAGCCactaagaaaaataaaattaagaagaaGAAAGCTGATAGTGATTCAGAAATGGAAGATTGGGAAGAGGTGAATG AGGCTAAAGCCATACCTCAACAAGGCATCCAACTCATTGTAAACTTCCCTGATGGATGCAGTCGGAAGTCAAAGAAACTTGATGtggagatgatgatgaagaggaAAATCAATAGAGTAAAGAAAGAAAACCAAGTTCACATGCATAAGGTCCATGTCTTATGCTGGCTCGGCCATGGCAACTATGTTAGTAGAGTTTTAAATGACCAGGATATCCTGTCGGCCGTCCTCACCCTACTTCCATCAGAAGGCTGCTACCCTGGTCCTCGAATAGACATGAAGTATGTAGAACAAATCACGACATGgtacaaaaacaaattaacaTTGAAACAAGACAAACATGAAGATAAGTACAGACCAAAAGCGCCGCCTCTCAAAGAAATGCTCTTAGCTCACGTTAAAAACAAGACTGTGACTGCTAAGAAGTATCTGGTGTTTATATTTGTTAGTTTGCTCAGAGCACTAGGCTTGCAATGTCGCGTTATGTTCAACTTTGTCACTCTCCCTCTAAAACCGCCTGAGTCAGAGCTATGCTCTCTAGCAACAAAGCCCAAAGATAAAGCAGATACCACTACTAAAGACAAAAAGACACCAGTTAAAAAGGAGAAAACTACAAAATCAACAAAAAGCAAAAAAGCTATACCACAAGTTGATGGAAATTATGATCTTAGTGATAGTGATTTTGATTCTATTGATGATGAATATGAGAATATAATGCAGATAGATGGAAATGATGATACTAAAGTAATTAGAACAAGGAGTGGACGATCAGAAAAATCAAAAATGGATACAGCAAAAGAGAATGAAGATGTATCACCTCCAAAAAGGTCTAAACTGGACCCAGCCACTGAAATTGATAAACTAAAAGTACCTGTTAAAAGAAATAGATCTGAGAAGCCTGCATCTGGTAAGGTACCAGCAAATTCTATTAAAAAGGATGTGAAACTCAGTGAATCTATTAAATTGGAAACCAATAAAACaactgcaaacaaaaaacctaGCCCACAAAAAACAGTAAATGCGAAAAAAGATGTAAAAGCCAATGAAACTAATAAATTGGAAATCAAAAATACAACTGAAAACAATAAACCTAGCCCACGGAAAACTCGAAGCAAAGCTCAACCTAACCACTCCAAAAGCACAGCAAAACCACTGCCAAAAAAGCCTGAGATAAAAATCACGAACGAAAACAAAGAAGAGGTTTGCAGTGAATACTTTGAGTCCACAACAGCTAAACCAATAAAAAAGCTTAGTTTATCACGAAACAGATCACAGACATCTACACCGCAAGAGACTAAAGACACGGATAAACTAAAAGTTGATACCACAAAAGCTAAATCTAGGACTAAAAGCGCGCCTGGGACTGCAGTTGAAAAGAGTAAATATTTCAGCTCTCCTGACAGTAAGAAGCCAAGTAGAGAGATGAGCAAAAAGGAGAAAGTTCTAGAAGATGCTCAAAGAGTCAGTCATAGGGACCTGCAGAGGAAAGGAAAGCCTGTAGGTGATGTCAAAGGTGACCTGATAGATATAATCAAGAGTAGAGTTCAAGAGGCGAAAGTGGATGCAAAGAAAGGAATCGTTAAag GCAAAGTGAAAAAAGAATCTGAAGGTGAAGACAGTGACTATCTCCCAGAAGAGGCACCCAAACGTCGCAACTCAGACAGTGATGGCGACTTCAAACCTTGCAAGATCAGCCCAAGGCCCGCTGTCAAAAAGAAAATAGACAGAAGAGTGTTGTCTTCTGAGGAACCAGAGCAGAAGAACAAGATAGATGTGTGGTGCGAGGTGTTCGTTGAAGAACTGGAGCAGTGGGTGCCTGTCGATGTTGTGAGAGCTAAAGTTCATTGTGCCGAGGAGTTgtat AAAGCCGCCACCCACCCTGCCGCCTACATCGTCGGTTGGGATAACAACAACTACCTAAAAGACCTGACCCGTCGCTACGTACCTCACTTCAACACGGTGACTCTCAAGCAGAGGGTCAGCCAAGACTGGTGGGGCGAGGCCACTCGACCGTGGAAGGGACCTAAGAGTGCTCGGGACAGGAATGAAGATTCGCAATTGGATAGGATGCAGTTGGAAGCGCCGTTGCCTAAGACGGTTTCTGA ATACAAAAACCACCCGCTCTACGCCTTAAAGCGCCATCTACTCAAATTCGAAGCTATTTACCCACCCGACGCGGCGACATTAGGCTTCGTGAGAGGAGAGCCGGTGTATGCACGGGACTGTGTGTTCGTCTGTCGCTCCAGAGACACCTGGCTGAAAGAGGCCAAGGTGGTGAGGCCGAAGGAACAGCCGTACAAGATTGTGAAGGCCCGCCCTAAGTGGGATAAG CTGTCAAACCGCATGATAAGCGACATCCCGCTAGAAGTGTTCGGTCCGTGGCAGGTGTCGGACTACGAGCCTCCCACGGCCGTTGGCGGCGTGGTGCCGCGCAACGCTTATGGAAACGTGGAATTGTTCAAGCTGTGTATGCTGCCGAAGGGAACCGCTCATGTGAGAT TGCCGGGGCTAAACAAGGTGGCTAAGAAGCTGAACATAGACTGCGCGCCCGCCATGACAGGCTTCGACTACAATGGCGGCTACTCGCATCCGGTGTACGACGGATATGTCGTATGCAAGGAGTTCGAAGAGATTATCACGGAGGCCTGGCTTATG GATCAAGAAGACCAAGAAAGGAGGGAAAATGAGAAAATGGAGGCGCGAGTTTATGGCAACTGGAAGAAACTCATCAAAGGTCTCCTGATTCGTGAACGCTTGAAGCACAAGTATGGGTTCGAAGAACCTAGTACCTCCACTGAGGTAAAGAAGAAAGCGAAAGGCCCTAAGTTGGTCGTGAAGAAGAGAAATTGA